Below is a genomic region from Delftia tsuruhatensis.
CGAATTCCGGCGCATCGCGGACGAGGTGGGTGCCCTCTTCATGGCCGACATCGCCCATGTGGCGGGCCTGGTCGCCGCGGGGGTGTTTCCCTCGCCCGTGGACCATGCCCATGTCACCACGACCACCACGCACAAGACGCTGCGCGGCCCGCGCGGCGGCATGATCCTCACGTCCGACCGCGAGATCGCCCGGCGCATCGATGCCGCCGTCTTTCCGGGCCTGCAATCGGGGCCGCTGATGCATGCGGTCGCGGCCAAGGCCGTGGCGCTGGGCGAGGCGCTGCAGCCGTCCTTTCGCACCTATGCGCGGGCCGTCGTGGACAACGCCCGGATCCTGTGCGACCGGCTGGCCCAGGGCGGCCTGTCCGTGGTGTCGGGTGGGACGGACAGCCATCTGGGCGTGATCGACCTGCGCCCCTGGGAGCTGACGGGCAAGGCGGCGGAGACAGCGCTGGAGGGCATAGGCATCACCGTCAACAAGAACGCCGTGCCGGGCGATGGTGCCCGCCCGCTGGTCGCCTCGGGCATACGCGTGGGCAGCGCGGCCTGCACCACGCGCGGCATGGGCGCCGACGAGTTCCAGGAGATCGGCGACATGATCCTCGCGACGCTGGGTGGCATCCGCGCCGGCACCATGAACGCACGCACGCTCAAGTCCATCCACGAAGGCGTGTCCGACCTGACCGGTCGTTTTCCCCTGCCGTATTGAGGCATGCAGCGCACCGCACTTTCACCGCTTGCGCAGCGCATTGGACAGGCGCAGCACGGCCGCCTCGATCTCATAGGCCGTGAGCGAGGCGTAGCCCAGCAGCCAGCCCGGCCGAGGCTGTCCTCCCGCATACAGCCGGCTCAGGCCTTGCAGCAGCACGCCGGCGGCCGCCCCCCGGCGCATGGTGTCCTCCTCCGACCAGCCTGGCTCCAGCAGGCAGGGCACCTGCATGCCTCCCTCGGGTCGGGGCGCCGTGACGATGCCTGCCAGGTGACGGCCTATGGATTCGAGGATGACCTCGCGCCGGCCCGCATACAGCTTGCGC
It encodes:
- a CDS encoding serine hydroxymethyltransferase, yielding MDDFLLPKVNSLDLQQADSEAWEAIDAERIRQSRSIELIASENFVSRAVLEAQGSVLNNKYAEGYPGIRYYGGCAHADAVESLAIARARQLFGCTHANVQPHSGSQANQGVYLAFLEPGDTIMGLDLRSGGHLTHGSRVSVSGKWFRSVSYEVDPMSQRIDMDEVRRIARQESPRLIIAGGSAYSRVMDFGEFRRIADEVGALFMADIAHVAGLVAAGVFPSPVDHAHVTTTTTHKTLRGPRGGMILTSDREIARRIDAAVFPGLQSGPLMHAVAAKAVALGEALQPSFRTYARAVVDNARILCDRLAQGGLSVVSGGTDSHLGVIDLRPWELTGKAAETALEGIGITVNKNAVPGDGARPLVASGIRVGSAACTTRGMGADEFQEIGDMILATLGGIRAGTMNARTLKSIHEGVSDLTGRFPLPY